Proteins from one Panicum virgatum strain AP13 chromosome 7K, P.virgatum_v5, whole genome shotgun sequence genomic window:
- the LOC120641383 gene encoding aldehyde dehydrogenase family 3 member F1-like, producing MSAATMAAGAAAAGAEAGGALGETVRELREAYEGGRTRSLAWRQAQLRGLLRLLKEKEMEAFQALHTDLGKHHAEAFRDEVGVLIKSANGALQQLRKWMAPDRVWVPLIAWPATAQVVPEPLGVVLIFSCWNFPLGLSLEPLIGALAAGNAVALKPSELSPCTARFLADNIGGYIDASAVKVVNGGPEVGGQLMEHRWDKVLFTGSPRIARSVMAAAARHLTPVALELGGKCPCIFDAAAAGARDLQVSANRIIAGKWSSCAGQACIAIDYVLVEERFAPVLVKVLKSTLKRFFQDADHMARIVNERHFQRLSGLLKDRAVAPSILHGGSVDAKNLYIEPTILLNPPLDSAIMTEEIFGPLLPIITVKKIEDSIAFVKAMPKPLAIYAFTRDAALRRRVVEETSSGSVTFNDAVVQYAIDGLPFGGVGQSGFGQYHGRHSFEMFSHKKAVMKRGYLLELTLRYPPWDDSKVTLMRYLYRFNYFAFVLAFLGLRR from the exons ATGAGCGCGGCCACaatggcggcgggcgcggctgctgctggtgccgAGGCCGGCGGGGCGCTGGGCGAGACGGTGCGGGAGCTGCGGGAGGCGTACGAGGGCGGCAGGACCCGGAGCCTGGCGTGGCGGCAGGCGCAGCTCCGGGGCCTCCTCCGGctgctcaaggagaaggagatggAGGCGTTCCAGGCGCTCCACACGGACCTCGGCAAGCACCACGCCGAGGCCTTCAGGGACGAG GTCGGGGTGCTCATCAAGTCGGCCAACGGCGCGCTGCAGCAGCTCCGCAAATGGATGGCTCCGGACAGG GTGTGGGTGCCGCTGATCGCGTGGCCGGCGACCGCGCAGGTGGTGCCGGAGCcgctcggggtcgtcctcatCTTCTCCTGCTGGAACTTCCCATTGG GCCTGTCGCTGGAGCCGCTGATCGGGGCCCTCGCGGCCGGGAACGCCGTGGCGCTGAAGCCGTCGGAGCTCTCGCCGTGCACCGCCCGGTTCCTCGCCGACAACATCGGCGGCTACATTGACGCCTCAGCGGTCAAGGTCGTCAACGGCGGACCCGAGGTCGGGGGGCAGCTCATGGAGCACCGCTGGGACAAGGTCCTCTTCACCG GGAGCCCCCGCATCGCGCGCTCCGTgatggccgcggcggcccggCACCTGACGCCCGTGGCGCTGGAGCTGGGCGGCAAATGCCCGTGCATcttcgacgcggcggcggccggcgcgcgggacCTGCAGGTCTCGGCGAACCGCATCATCGCCGGCAAGTGGTCCTCCTGCGCCGGACAGGCCTGCATCGCCATCGACTACGTGCTCGTCGAGGAGCGCTTCGCGCCCGTCCTCGTCAAGGTGCTCAAGTCGACGCTCAAGCGCTTCTTCCAGGACGCAGACCACATGGCGCGGATCGTGAACGAGCGCCACTTCCAGAGGCTCAGCGGCCTCCTCAAGGACAGGGCCGTGGCGCCGTCCATCCTGCACGGCGGCTCCGTGGACGCCAAGAACTT GTACATTGAGCCCACGATACTGCTGAACCCGCCGCTGGACTCGGCGATCATGACCGAGGAGATCTTCGGGCCCCTGCTCCCCATCATCACG GTGAAGAAGATCGAGGACAGCATCGCGTTCGTGAAGGCCATGCCGAAGCCGCTGGCCATCTACGCCTTCACCCGGGACGCCGCGCTGCGGCGCCGGGTGGTGGAGGAGACGTCGTCCGGGAGCGTCACCTTCAACGACGCCGTGGTGCAGTACGCGATCGACGGGCTACCGTTCGGCGGCGTCGGGCAGAGCGGGTTCGGGCAGTACCACGGGAGGCACTCGTTCGAGATGTTCAGCCACAAGAAGGCGGTCATGAAGCGGGGCTACCTCCTGGAGCTGACGCTCAGGTACCCGCCGTGGGACGACAGCAAGGTCACCCTCATGCGCTACCTCTACCGCTTCAACTACTTCGCCTTCGTGCTCGCCTTCCTCGGGCTCAGGAGATGA